ATTGGAACTAACGCTGTGAAGTGATTGCCTAGGAAACCTTCAGCTTAGCTAACCGTACAATCAACATATCGATTGGTCTTTGATGAGTACTAAGTAGAGGCTTGAACAGATTCTAGAATCTTTGCTTGATTTGAGGTTTGGTAGAGTAGGGGATGCTCTTGCGTTAATCTCTAGGTGTACGTTTTGTTCTTCTAATTTTTACTTTGGTTTTTTTCCTTTGCAAATTGTTCTTACATAtgatactaaaaaaaaaacccttttAATGTCTCTTGTAGTCTGCGTGCAAATTCGCAGTTGTTCACTGTAAATCAAAGGGTAAGAAGATCGCAAAGTTAGCATTGCAATACAGCTTAGCAAACAAGGCTATTTCATCTGTTCTGGTTGGGATGGGCTCTGTCTCAGAGGTACATAACTTTCCTAGCAAAGTCCCAAAAATGTTCCATATATCATGTAGGAATtagatttaagaaaataaacaatgtattttttgttttaatcagGTAGAAGAAAATGTTCAAGCATTTACAGAACTTGAAGGTTTGGGTATGGATCAGGAAACTCTATCTGAGGTTGAAGCTATTCTCGAGCCTATAAAGAATCTGACATGGCCAAGCGGAATCGATCACAAGTAAAAGCtcttgcttttgttttttttgttcacagtAAACTCTGTTCTTGGTTCTTGGAATGCTTAATGTGTCGGTAACAATGTAAGTTCTGGTTGATATGTATTAAACAAATCATAGCATAATCGCATTCATTATTGATGTGTTCAATTCTTCTGAACCAAAGAGTAAGCAAATCGGCTATCGGTTGTTACCCAACGTATATGATTTCTACCgtctgaaacaaaaaacaaactgTATCCACCCTTTCACAACTCTCTTAACAGCCAAACACCAAATGCAGACTCCAAACACCAAAATGTATAccaattttctataaaaataattttctataaaaataattttctataaaaattattcattttGCCAACACATATAGTTTAATAATACCAAAACCTGATAGAGAGCcattaaatgaataaaatgcGTTTATCAGTTATCACGAGTCAGATATAATTATTTTCGGATCATGTTAGAAACCGTATCCGTTTTGGTGTTGATCTACTGCTCTTCTAGATCTTCTTCCTGTACCCGGAGATGCAGTGTATGAACTACTGCTCGTGGTATACTTCGAAGAAGAAGTTGGCAAGTCCAGATATTTTGACACACCTGTTGTATCCGTACCATGATTGTGCACTGATTCTGCTTCCAAAGGCAACTCGTCTAGTGTCTGTTTAACACACAAACCCAAACCCATAtggttatataaatatatgatttttcttttgctgAACGGAACCAGATACACAATAAAGTCTGGCTGAGAACATACCCTGTAAGCTTGCTGAAGAACGTGTAGAGTCGCTTGAGTGCGTTTCCTCTTAACTGCTATCTCATCTGTCTCTTGGAGCATTTCCTCAAACAAGTTCTCCCTGCACCAGATGATATTAACTACTCAGTAATAAGAGTCTATCCAAACACAGAGCATGAAGCATTTTAAACAAAAACGCAGGCAGCACCTGTAAAGCTTCCTAATGAAGACATTGTGCAGCTCACGTTTTGTGTGGTTTACCTGAGTATGATATAGAAATGGTATCAGTATCTTCAGAGTTCGGTCTAAATATTCTATATCAATAGGGTTTTGTTGCACAAGATGGCCTAAACTGTTTTTCATTTGCAACTCTTCAAAAAGAGAACTAAAAAAAAGGATCAAATATCAAAGTGGTGATATATTGTATGAGTTTTGAGTTACTGCCAAAAAAAATTGGGGATGTATAAAGTACTTGCCAGGAAATGCATGATTGCTTTTGGTACCGAGTCCTCAATGTTCTTCCTCACAATGTTATAGTATGACTTGAGTAAGAGCTTTGTTATCTGAATCTCGACTGCTTGCTGTTCCGAATGGGTTTCAGATGGCCTCAAAACAGTTGGGGGCTTCAGGGAAGTAAAGCAAACAGTATGAGTTGAATAGGTACAACTTTTTATGGGCAATATGTACAAAGACAGCACAG
The window above is part of the Brassica napus cultivar Da-Ae chromosome C3, Da-Ae, whole genome shotgun sequence genome. Proteins encoded here:
- the LOC106361093 gene encoding L-galactose dehydrogenase-like isoform X1, translating into MLTYFIAMTFKFWSLDQSKGVGVITASPLAMGLFTEQGPPEWHPASPEIKSACKFAVVHCKSKGKKIAKLALQYSLANKAISSVLVGMGSVSEVEENVQAFTELEGLGMDQETLSEVEAILEPIKNLTWPSGIDHK
- the LOC106361093 gene encoding L-galactose dehydrogenase-like isoform X2, translated to MGLFTEQGPPEWHPASPEIKSACKFAVVHCKSKGKKIAKLALQYSLANKAISSVLVGMGSVSEVEENVQAFTELEGLGMDQETLSEVEAILEPIKNLTWPSGIDHK